The window TTAAAAGCTGCGCTGAGCCAAAGTGTGAACACGAACGCGAATAAGAGCAGCGCTGCGAGTCTGAACGCTATCGCTCAGCAATATCCACTACGCACACTGGCAAGCACAGATGCCCGTTTAGGTTTTGTAGCTAAGGATATCGCACAGCTGCAAGCTCAGTTAAATCAATCGATTGCGCATTTAGAAACCAATGTAATTGAAGTGTGGCAATTACCTTCTGGTATCAGCTACCGCTCTCATGCCTTAGTGGCTAAGAATGAATCAAAGAAAGTAGCCGCCCTGTTTGCCGGTCAAGGTTCACAGTACCTCAACATGGGCCGCGAACTCGCCTGCCATTTCCCTGAAATGCGCCAACAAGTGATGGCCAGCGATAAGGTATTTGCTCACCACGGCCAAACACCGTTATCCAACATCCTTTACCCTATTCCGGCATTCGATGCCGATGCGGTGAAAGCCCAAGAAGCGGCGCTGACCAATACCCTGTTCGCCCAAAGCGCCATAGGCGCGGTTTCAATGGCGCAATATTCGCTATTAACTCAAGCGGGGTTTGCCCCCGATATGGTGGCAGGTCACAGCTTTGGTGAACTGTCAGCCCTTTGCGCGGCAGGCGTGATTTCCAATGAAGATTACGTCGAACTGGCCTTCGCCCGTGGGCACGCCATGGCGCAAGTGCCGAGCGATACAGGGACTCAAGTTGATTTAGGAACCATGTTCGCCATCATTCTTAAGCAAAAGAATGACATCGATGCGCTCAATAGCTGTTTAGCCCAGTTTGATGGCGTTAAAATTGCCAACTACAACGCGCCGACACAATTAGTCATCGCAGGTGGCACAGAGCAAACTCAGCTGGCCGCTAATGCCATTAGCGAACTGGGCTTTAAAGCGATTGCCCTGCCTGTCTCTGGCGCGTTCCATACCCCATTGGTTGGACACGCACAAAAGCCATTTGCCAAAGCCATTGATAAAGCTAGATTCAGCGCACCTTCTGTCGCACTTTATGCCAACGGAACGGGTCAATTACACCCAACCGATGGCAAAGCGATTAAAGCAGAATTCAAACAACACATGCTGCAATCGGTTCGCTTTAGCGAACAACTGCAGGCCATGTATGACGCTGGCGCCCGTGTGTTTGTTGAGTTTGGCCCTAAGAACATATTGCAAAAGTTAGTTGAAAATACCTTAGGCGAACACTTAAATGAGCTTTGCCTTGTCAGCATGAACCCGAATCCTAAGGGCGACAGTGACAGTCAATTACGCTTAGCTGCTGTGCAACTCGCGGTAGCCGGTGTGGCATTAACTGAGGTTGATCCCTATCAAGCCGTCACGTCACAAGATATTGCCGAACGTGAAGCGCCATCAGCAATGAACATCAAACTCACCGCCACTAACCATATTAGTGCTGCGACCAAAGCTAAGATGGCCAAATCCCTCGCCACAGGCAGCGTGACTAGCCAAGTGCAATATGTGGATCGCATCGTTGAAACGGTTGTCGAAAAAGAAGTCGAAAAAATTGTTGAGAAAGAAGTCATCGTCGAAAAAGTTGTTGAGAAAATAATAGAAGTGGAAGCTAATCAAGTGGCAGCTGTTGAAATGAAACAAACATCCCCAAGCGTTGCGCAAGGCTTAAGCAATCAGCAGCAAGCGACGGCGCAGTTAAACCCAAGCACACCTAACGTCAGCGGCGATGCGTTAACGGCATTTTTCAGCGCACAATCTCAAGCGGCGCAGTTACATCAACAGTTTTTAGCTATCCCGCAGCAATATGGCGATACCTTCACGACACTGATGACAGAACAAGCCAAGATGGCGAGCCAAGGCATTGCTATCCCAGAAAGCCTGCAACGCTCGATGGAAATGTTCCACCAGCATCAAGCGCAAACCCTGCAAAGCCACGCCGAATTTATGCAACTGCAAAGCAGTAGCAGCCAAGCGGCCTTGGCGATGCTAAACAATGCGCCGATTAACTTTACCCCAGCGGTTGCAAGTCAGCCACGAGCAACTGCGCCGGCTCCAGCACCTTTTGCTGCATCGACAGTTGCGCACAATGCCGCACCAATAGCGGCTCAGGCTGTTGCGACGAGACCAGCAATTAACACACCTGTTGCACCTGTTGTGCAAACCGCTCCCGTTGCTCATGCGCCTGCTGCGACAGTACAAGTTGCGCCAGCAGCTCCTGTTTTAGTTATGCCAGAGATGACATCTGTGGCACCAGCAACAAGCGGCTTAAGTGCTGCACTTGTTCAACAAACTATGATGGCTGTGGTTGCCGACAAAACAGGCTACCCCACTGAAATGCTGGAACTTGGCATGGATATGGAAGCCGATTTAGGTATCGATTCGATTAAGCGCGTTGAAATTTTAGGCACAGTACAAGACGAACTGCCGGGCTTACCTGAACTCAGCCCAGAAGATCTGGCCGAGTGCCGTACCTTAGGTGAAATCGTTGACTACATGAACAGCAAACTGCCTGCGGCTGGCCAAGTTGTAGTTTCTACAACAGCGCCAACAGCTCCTGCCGCCAACGGTTTAAGCGCTGCGTTAGTGCAACAAACCATGATGGCTGTGGTGGCTGACAAGACAGGCTATCCGACTGAAATGCTTGAACTCAGCATGGATATGGAAGCCGATTTAGGTATCGATTCTATTAAGCGCGTTGAAATCTTAGGCACAGTACAAGACGAACTGCCGGGTTTACCAGAGCTCAGCCCAGAGGATTTGGCCGAATGTCGCACCTTAGGTGAAATCGTTGACTACATGAACAGCAAATTGCCAGTAGTTAGCGTGGTAGCAGTTGCACCACCGGCAAACGTTGGAGCAACGCCTGCACAAGTTCCAGCGAATAACGGTTTAAGCGCTGCCTTAGTGCAACAAACTATGATGGCTGTGGTGGCTGACAAGACTGGCTATCCGACTGAAATGCTGGAGCTCAGCATGGATATGGAAGCCGATTTAGGTATCGATTCAATTAAGCGCGTTGAAATCTTAGGCACAGTGCAAGACGAGCTGCCGGGTTTACCAGAGCTCAGCCCAGAAGATCTGGCCGAGTGTCGCACCTTAGGTGAAATCGTTGACTACATGCAAAGTAAATTGCCTGTTGCTGCAGCAGCCTCAGTTGCTCATGTCGCCCAGACAATTGCGACTCCAGCATCTAACGGCTTAAGTGCTGCACTTGTTCAACAAACCATGATGGCTGTAGTGGCCGACAAGACAGGCTACCCCACTGAAATGCTGGAACTCAGCATGGACATGGAAGCCGATCTAGGTATCGATTCAATTAAGCGCGTTGAAATCTTAGGCACAGTGCAAGACGAGCTACCAGGCTTACCTGAGCTGAATCCTGAAGATCTGGCAGAGTGTCGCACCTTAGGCGAAATCGTTGACTACATGAACAGCAAATTGCCAGTAGTTAGCGCGGTAGCAGTTGCACCAGCGGCAAACGTTGAAGCAACGCCAGCACAAGTTCCAGCGAATAACGGTTTAAGTGCTGAAAAAGTCCAACAAACCATGATGTCAGTGGTGGCCGACAAGACGGGCTACCCCACTGAAATGCTAGAACTCAGCATGGATATGGAAGCCGATCTAGGTATCGATTCCATCAAGCGCGTTGAAATCTTAGGCACAGTACAAGACGAGCTACCAGGCTTACCTGAGCTGAATCCTGAAGATCTGGCCGAGTGTCGCACCTTAGGTGAAATCGTTATGCTCTTTTCGCAAGATTTAGGGCAAGGTAAGCTAGGCCAAAACGCGGTAAGCCAGAATGCCGCGCCAGTTAGCGCTGTCGTTCAGCCTGAACCTACTATCGATTTGCCACCACATGATTTACCACCCCATAGCGAGGTAGTGCTAAAAAAGTTGCCAGCGGCGGCTGAGCTAACGCAACTATCGCCACAGCAATCGTCAAAGCAATCAGCGCAACAAGCTCAAACACGCGTTTTTGCTAAAGATGCCTGCATTATCATTAGCGATGATGGTCACAATGCTGGCGTACTTGCCGAGAAATTGCATGCTCAAGGTCTAACGGTTGCGGTTGTGCGCTCGCCAGAAAACCTTGTAGCCAGTGCATCACCGCTCAATAGCCACATTGCCAGCTTCACATTGGCGGCGATTGACGATGCCAGCATTGGTGCAGTAATTAATGAGATCAAAAGCTTAGGTACAGTTGCAGGCTTTATTCATCTGCAACCACAACATAAAACCTCAGCCGATGCGAAAGGTTTAGTGTTGTCCAGTGCCGCCAAGGCATCCGTCGAGCAAGCGTTCTTGTTCGCCAAGCACTTACAACCGTTTTTAACAACAGCAGCGACCGCCAATACTGGTAGTAGTTTTATCAGCGTCAGTCGTATCGACGGTGGTTTTGGTTATCTTAACCACAGCCAAATTGCCAATAGCGAATTAAACCAAGCAGCGTTATCAGGCCTGACGAAAACCTTAAGCCACGAGTGGCCAAGTGTGCATTGCCGCGCCTTAGATATCGCGCCCGCACTTGATGCCAAACAACTGGCCAATGCGGTGATCGCTGAGTTATTTACAACCGATAAGCTATTAGAAGTCGGTGTTAGCCAAGGCGCAGCCCAAGCACTTGAGCGCGTGACCTTAGTGGCAGGCAAGGCCGATACCCGCCACGGCGCGGCGAATTTAACGAGTGCAGATAAAATTCTGGTGACCGGCGGCGCAAAAGGCGTGACCTTTGAATGTGCGCTAAGTTTGGCCAAACGCAGTAAGGCACACTTTATCCTTGCCGGCAGAAGTAGCCAACAGGCCATTCCCGCTTGGGCACAGGGCAAAAATAACAGTGAACTTAAAGCCGCAGCTATTACCCACATTCAAAGCTTGGGCGAGAAACCCACGCCAAAACAAGTGGATGCCTTAGTATGGCCAGTTCAAAGCAGCCTAGAAATTGCAGCCGCACTGCAAGCCTTTACCGCTGTGGGCGCGAGCGCTGAGTACTTAAGCCTCGATGTTAACAATCCAGATGCGATCGCCAGCACGATAGTGCCGATCACCGAGTTGTCGCCTATTACTGGCATCATCCATGGTGCGGGCGTACTCGCCGATAAACACATCCAAGACAAAACCTTAGATGAGTTAGCACGGGTGTATGGCACTAAGGTCACAGGTATAAGCAATCTACTTGCCGCACTGGATTTAGATAAATTAAAACTGATTGCCCTATTCTCTTCGGCGGCGGGTTTTTACGGCAATACTGGCCAAAGCGATTACGCCATGTCCAACGACATACTCAACAAAGCCGCACTGCAACTGGCGCAGCAACTGCCAAATGCCAAAGTGATGAGCTTCGATTGGGGTCCGTGGGATGGCGGCATGGTGAATCCTGCGCTGAAAAAGATGTTTATCGATCGCGGTGTTTATGTGATCCCGTTAAAGGCGGGTGCTGAGTTATTTGCGAGCCAATTACTGAGCAACACAGGCGCACAATTGCTGGTCGGTACTGACATGCAAGGCAGCGCACCCCATGACGACACGCCTAACGAAGTACAAGAAACTGAAGGTAGCAATCTAAAAAAGCCTAAAGCGGATCTGACCACTGACTCGTCGGGTCCGCATGCTTTGCCTAACGCTGTAAATCCAAGCGCTGTAAATCCAAGCACTGTAAAACTGCAGCGCACACTGGACCCTAAGGCAATGATCTTTATTGAAGATCACTGCATTAACGGTAATCCCGTATTACCGACTGTGTGCGCGATTCAGTGGATGCGTGAAGCCGCCTTTGATGTGCTCAAGCAACCAGTCAAAGTGCAAAGCTACAAGCTGTTGAAGGGCATTATTTTCGACGCTGTGATGTTAGAAAAAGGTGCGTTAGAAAACGGCGCGCCCATCACGCTAGAACTTGAGCTTGCACCGATTGCGTTAACGGATAAAGCCGCGAAAGACACAGACGAGTGCTTGAGTGGACAATTCAGTGCCTTAATCAGCTTTGAAGGTCGTCCGCAATATCAAGCCATCTTAGTGATTGATGATGCGCCTAGTGATAACTTAGGCACTAATAGCAAAGCAACTGCCTTTGACGCGCATAGCTTGGCAGGACTTTCTGCCATCACAACCGCAAGCAGCATTTACAGCGACGGCACGCTTTTCCACGGCCCAAGACTGCAAGGTATTGAGTCTGTGGTGAAGTTTGACGATGCGAGCTTAGTCGCCAAGGTGAGTATTCCCCATGTTGCGTTAGCGGATTGCGGGAGTTTTGTGCCCAATCTGGCCCCTAAAGGCTCACAAGCTTTTGCGGAAGATTTGTTGCTGCAGGCGATGCTGGTGTGGGCGAGACTAAAATATGGCGCGGCGAGTTTGCCATCAAGCATTGGTGAGTTTATTTCCCATGCGCCATTTGCCTTTGGCGATAAAGGCTATTTAGTACTGGAAGTGGTAAAACACTCTGGCCGTGCCCTTGAAGCCAATATTGCACTGTATCATCAAGATGGTCGTTTAAGCTGCGAGATGAACAACGCCAAAGTCACGATTAGCAAAAACCTTAACGGTGCATTTTTAGCTAATAAAATTGCGAATAAAGTTGCTAATAAAAGCATTGAAAGCGTGGAGGCGAAAGTCGAGTGAACTTAGCCCACCCTTTAGCAACGACCCATAGCGGCCAAGCTGAAACGTCGATTGCTGACACTGCTAATGCTGACAAAAGCGCCAAGCCACTGCGTATTGCAGTGTTGCTTGGCGATGCCGTCAACCTTGACTCTCACTCAGCACAAATATTAGGGACGTTTGCGGAACGTGAAAGAGTTCAAATTTGCGCTGCCGATGCCAACCAATCGACAGCACATGAACCGACATTGCACGAGTCGAAAATGCATGAACCGTCAGTGCATGAACCGTCAGTGCATGAGCAAAGGTCGCTCACTGCGTTGTTAGGCCAAGCAACAACAGCCATTGAACAAGGCAAGCTCGTTGAACTGACATTCAATGATGGCAATCTGCCCCAGTCTCTGTATTTGCTCGATGGTTTACGCGCTGCCAAACTGCGCCTTCACGCACACGCATTTATTGCTGGCTTTGCCGCTGGCAATGAAACAACAGATGTTGAAAATGCGGCGACTGTTGCTAATGCGGCCTTAGCGGCGGCAAAGCGCAGCCCAGCTCAAACCGTTCAACATCAGACTGTCGCCAACACTCTTAACGAGACATTTGTTGCGCTGCGCCAAGGTGTAACCGCACTCGCCGCGCGAACACAAGCGCCGCTTAAAGGCACTACTGGTATAAAACAGACAAACGACACCAATCATCAAACTGGCTATTGGTTTAGCGACCAACATCAAGCGCGGGTGTTGTGTCTAAATCTTGTAGCAAAGACGTCACATCAAGCGGATGAGTCTCGAAATCTAAGCCAAAGCCTAGTGCTGACCCAAGGCACACAACTTGCCGCGCCCAAAGCTCTTGTCGATGAAAACAGGCTGTTTGTGCCGATAAGTGGTGACAGTATTAATAAGCTAAAAGCAAAACTGTTTCAGTTGCTTGGTTCACTAGACATTGGCGCACTAGACACGTCATTTGCATCACATCAACTCGCATTCTTGTTTGAACGCTACAATGCCAACGCACCACTAGCATTAGTCTTAATGGCGGCATCGATTGATGATCTCAAACTTGAAGCTAAGGCCATGCTTACGGCGCTTGAAAATGATGCGGTGCGTCATCATGGTCAGCACTTTAAGACACCAGCGGGCAGCTGCTTTACCGCTAAGCCGCTAGGGGATACGGGACTGACCTTTGTATATCCTGGTGTTGGTACGGTTTACGCCAATATGTTCAACAACTTGCATGAGTACTTCCCCGCGCTGTATCACCAGCTAGAACGTGAAGGCGATTTAAGCGCCATGCTGCAATCACCGCAGATTTATGCGGCAGATGTTAAAACCGCGGCTGGCATGAACCTAAGTCAGCAAGCGATTAGTGGCGTGGGGGCCAGTTATCTATTCACTAAACTGTTGACCCAAGTCTTTAATATTAAACCTAAAATGGCGCTCGGTTACTCTATGGGCGAAGCGGCCATGTGGGCCAGCCTAGATGTGTGGCAAACACCCCACGGGATGATTAACGCCACTGAAAATAGCGATATTTTCAACCATGCGATTTCTGGCGAGCTAACCGCAGTCCGCCGAGCGTGGCAGCTTGCGGATGATGAAGCCATAGTGTGGAACAGCTTTGTGGTGCGCGCTGATAGCAATGAAATAAAGGCATTATTACCAGAGTTTCCTCGTGCTTATTTAGCCATCACCCAAGGTGATACTTGCGTCATTGCAGGCTGCGAAACAAGCTGTAAAGCCCTGCTTGCCAAGTTAGGCAAACGCGGGATTGCCGCCAATCGCGTCACGGCAATGCATACCGCGCCTGCCCTGTTAGTCCATTGGCAAGTACAAGATTTCTATACTCAAGCGCTAAAACCTGAGGCACTGGAACCTGAGGCGCTGAAAGCGGCGGCGCAAGATTCGTCTATCCGCTTTATCAGCGCAGCGCAAACTGCGCCAGTAATCGTGGATAGCCACAGCATTGGCCGCGCGATTGCCGATACCTTTTGTTCGCCACTCGACTTTAGTGCGCTCATTCAAAATGCCACTGAGCAAGGCGCAAGGCTGTTTGTCGAAGTGGGCGCCGATAGGCAAACTAGCACACTCATAGATAAAATTAGCCACGCCCACGCAAGCCAAAGCACGGCGAACGCGGCGACAGCCGCCATTGCCTGCAATGCCAAGGGTGCCGACGCGATTACCAGCTTACTCAAGTGTTTAGCTCAGCTGATAAGCCACAGAGTACCGCTGTCGCTCGCGCCGCTCATCCAGCCATTAAGTGCAAACAAAGCCCCTTTATCATCAGCAGTATCACCAAAAGGAGAACCCCTGTGAGTTCTCAGCATTCCCCTACTATTGATAAAACTACCGTGCCTACCATTGCGTCAAACCGCGCATCAAAAAGTGCGTCAAAAATTGCGATTGTCGGTCTCGCGACTCAGTATCCTGACGCCGATAATCCACAAACCTTCTGGCAAAATCTGTTGGATAAAAAAGACTCACGCACCCAAATTAGCCGCGAAAAGCTCAATGCTAATCCCGCCGATTACCAAGGTGTGCAGGGTCAGTCTGACCGTTTTTACTGTGATAAAGGCGGCTACATCCAACACTTCCAGTTTGATGCCAAAGGTTATCAACTGCCTGAGTCCGCCTTTGACGGTTTAGATGAAAGCTTTTTATGGGCACTCGATTGCAGTCGTAAAGCCCTCAAAGACGCAGGGATTGCTCCAAGCGATGCCGTACTGGCGCGCACAGGTATCGTGATGGGAACCTTGTCGTTCCCGACCGCCCGCTCCAACGAACTGTTTTTGCCTCTGTATCATCAAACCGTTGAAAAGGCGCTGCAAAACAAACTTAACCAAAGCGCTTTTCAACTGGCTGATTTTAACCAAGCTCACGCTGGAGAAGTGTTAAACGTCGAGCAAGCATTAAACGTCGCCAATGGCGCCGTTGCCCACACAGCTTCAAAGCTGGTCAGCGATGCACTCGGTTTAGGTGGCACTCAGTTAAGTCTCGATGCCGCCTGCGCTAGCTCAGTTTACGCACTTAAACTCGCCTGCGATTACCTAACAACTGGCAAGGCCGATATGATGCTTGCAGGCGCGGTATCGGGCGCAGATCCCTTCTTTATCAACATGGGATTCTCGATTTTCCACGCCTACCCTGATCATGGAATCTCGGCACCCTTTGATAGCAACAGCAAGGGCTTATTCGCCGGAGAAGGCGCTGGTGTTTTAGTCTTAAAACGCTTAGAAGATGCCGAGCGCGATGGCGATAACATCTATGCCGTCGTCAGCGGCATTGGTTTGTCGAACGACGGTAAAGGCCAGTTTGTATTAAGCCCCAACAGCAAGGGCCAAGTGCAAGCCTTCGAGCGCGCCTATAGTGCGGCAAACACTCAGCCTGCCAATATCGAAGTGATTGAATGCCATGCCACCGGCACGCCGCTTGGGGATAAAGTCGAACTCGCCTCGATGGAGCGCTTCTTCGAGGACAAACTCGCGGGCTCTGCAGTGCCGCTGATCGGTTCAGCAAAATCCAACTTAGGCCATTTACTCACCGCCGCAGGCATGCCGGGGATCATGAAGATGATTTTTGCCATGCGCTCGGGCCGACTGCCGCCAAGTATTAACTTATCAGCGCCGATATCTTCGCCTAAGGGCTTGTTTAGCGCAAAAAATCTGCCAACAGAATTGCATGCTTGGCCCGATAAAGCCGGAAACTCCCGCCGCCACGCCGGTGTTTCCGTGTTTGGTTTTGGCGGCTGTAATGCGCATTTGTTGCTGGAATCCTATGCTGCCAATACAAACAAAAAGAATGAACAAGCCGCAGCCGCTGTAAGTTACCAGCACACGCCATTAAATATCATTGGTATAGCATCGCACTTTGGACCTTTATCCTCTATTAATGCACTGGATAACACGATAAGCGCAAAGCAAGATGCCTTTATCCCGCTGCCCGCTAAACGCTGGAAAGGCTTAGATAAACACCCTGATATTCTAGCCAACTTTGGTTTAAGCGGAACTGGCCTCGCAGCCGCACCACAGGGCGCGTATATCGACCAGTTCGATTTTGACTTCCTGCGCTTTAAAGTGCCGCCTAATGAGGATGATCGCCTGATCTCCCAGCAACTGCTGCTGATCAAAGTGGCCGATGAAGCGATTCGTGATGCGAACTTAAAGCCCGGTGGCAAGGTTGCTGTATTAGTGGCGATGGAAACAGAGCTTGAATTGCACCAGTTCCGTGGCAGGGTGAACCTGCACACTCAACTGGCAGACAGCCTTAAAAAACAAGGGATCACCCTCACGCAAGCTGAGTATCTCGCCCTTGAAAAAATCGCCATGGACAGTGTGCTCGATGCCGCCAAACTGAACCAATACACCAGTTTTATTGGCAATATCATGGCGTCACGCATCGCATCCCTTTGGGACTTTAACGGCCCTGCCTTTACCATTTCGGCGGCGGAGCAATCGGTCGCCCGCTGTATCGATGTAGCCGAAAATCTGTTGTCCCAAGAGTCCTTAGATGCCGTAGTGATCGCTGCCGTCGATTTAAGTGGCAGCCTTGAGCAAGTGATCCTCAAAAACGCCGTATCGCCAGTGGCATTTAATGCCACTGGCACTGGTTGGAAAGTCGGTGAAGGTGCAGGCGCATTAGTGCTCACGACAACACAATCAAGTGCAGCCCAGCCAAGCGCTGACAATGCCAATAGCAACAGCTATGGCGACTGTTATGGTCATATCAGCGGCCAAGTGTTTGGCGCTATGTGTGACCCGCAAGGTCACAGCAACACGGCGCGCATTTGCGATGACTTGTTAACCCAAGCCAAGGTGAATAGCAGCCAAATTAGCTTGATTGAAACCAGTATTGCAGTTGAGCAACTTGCCGATTCGGAACTGGTACTCAATACCCTGCTGCCGAGTGTAAGTGAGCGCAACCAAGCCGCAGATACCCTAGGTCACAACTTTGCCGCTGCGGGCATGGCGAGTATTTTGAGCGCGCTGCTTCAGCTTAAAAATCATGGGCAATTAAAAAACCAAGTACAGCCACAAGCTAATCAAGTGCAGCACGCGCTCGTTGCCACGTTTAGCCAAGGTAAATGCTCGCAATTATTGCTCAGTCAAAGTGCCACGCAAGCACACAGTTTGCAGCAAAGGCTTGAGCAAGACTTAACGCTTTCAGAGCAAAAACACTTAATAAAACAAGTGACACTCGGTGGCCGCGATATCTATCAGCATATCCTTGATACGCCGCTCGCTGGCCTTGATGCTATACAACAAAAAGCCCAAGCCATCACTGCATTGCCAAAGCGCAGCCAACGCAAACATTTGGCCCAAATAGCGAGCAAAGACACGAGTGGCTTTGCAACAAGCAGCCCAACCACGGCTCTACAAAAAGAGACATTAAGCAGCATGCCAATTAATGCCCTAAGCACGCCCAATAACAACGCCGCTCAAGCAGAGCTAAAAGACGCTGCATTTATACGTAATCAGCAACTCGCCCGTGAAGCTCATTTAGCCTTTTTACAAAGCCGTGAGCAAGGCCTGAAACTGGCCGATGCCTTGATGAAAGCCCAGCTTGCCAGCGAGTTAGCCGTCAATGACCAAGCTGCGCCGGTACAACAGCAAGCCACCGTTCAAGCATCTGCGACAGCGGTTCTCCCACATACTGCACTTTATCCAAACCAAGTGCTTTATCCAAACCATGCAAAAGTGCCTCTGTACACGCCGCCAACACCGATAAGCAAGCCTTGTATTTGGGATTATGCGGATTTAGTCGAGTACGCCGAAGGTGATATCGCTAAAGTATTTGGCCAAGATTACGCCATTATCGACAGCTACTCGCGCCGTGTACGCCTGCCAACCACAGACTATTTGCTGGTATCTCGGGTGACGAAAT of the Shewanella baltica genome contains:
- a CDS encoding type I polyketide synthase, yielding MSHTPSVPNSATESKKDKRLNKRLKDMPVAIVGMASIFANSRYLNKFWDLISEKIDAITDIPDTHWRAEDYYDADKSKADKSYCKRGGFLPEVDFNPMEFGLPPNILELTDTSQLLSLIVAKEVLADANLPTDYDRDRIGITLGVGGGQKISQSLNSRLQYPVLKKVFKSSGLSDEDSEMLIKKFQDQYIHWEENSFPGSLGNVIAGRIANRFDFGGMNCVVDAACAGSLAAMRMALTELTEGRSDMMITGGVCTDNSPSMYMSFSKTPAFTTNETIQPFDIDSKGMMIGEGIGMVALKRLEDAERDGDRIYAVIKGVGASSDGKFKSIYAPRPEGQAKALERAYDDAGFAPHSIGLVEAHGTGTAAGDVAEFNGLKSVFAQGNDTNQHIALGSVKSQVGHTKSTAGTAGVIKAALALHHKVLPATINVSQPNPKLNIESSPFYLNTETRPWFQRADATPRRAGVSSFGFGGTNFHLVLEEYKPEHSRDEQYRQRSVPQTLLFAAANKAALLSELKAALSQSVNTNANKSSAASLNAIAQQYPLRTLASTDARLGFVAKDIAQLQAQLNQSIAHLETNVIEVWQLPSGISYRSHALVAKNESKKVAALFAGQGSQYLNMGRELACHFPEMRQQVMASDKVFAHHGQTPLSNILYPIPAFDADAVKAQEAALTNTLFAQSAIGAVSMAQYSLLTQAGFAPDMVAGHSFGELSALCAAGVISNEDYVELAFARGHAMAQVPSDTGTQVDLGTMFAIILKQKNDIDALNSCLAQFDGVKIANYNAPTQLVIAGGTEQTQLAANAISELGFKAIALPVSGAFHTPLVGHAQKPFAKAIDKARFSAPSVALYANGTGQLHPTDGKAIKAEFKQHMLQSVRFSEQLQAMYDAGARVFVEFGPKNILQKLVENTLGEHLNELCLVSMNPNPKGDSDSQLRLAAVQLAVAGVALTEVDPYQAVTSQDIAEREAPSAMNIKLTATNHISAATKAKMAKSLATGSVTSQVQYVDRIVETVVEKEVEKIVEKEVIVEKVVEKIIEVEANQVAAVEMKQTSPSVAQGLSNQQQATAQLNPSTPNVSGDALTAFFSAQSQAAQLHQQFLAIPQQYGDTFTTLMTEQAKMASQGIAIPESLQRSMEMFHQHQAQTLQSHAEFMQLQSSSSQAALAMLNNAPINFTPAVASQPRATAPAPAPFAASTVAHNAAPIAAQAVATRPAINTPVAPVVQTAPVAHAPAATVQVAPAAPVLVMPEMTSVAPATSGLSAALVQQTMMAVVADKTGYPTEMLELGMDMEADLGIDSIKRVEILGTVQDELPGLPELSPEDLAECRTLGEIVDYMNSKLPAAGQVVVSTTAPTAPAANGLSAALVQQTMMAVVADKTGYPTEMLELSMDMEADLGIDSIKRVEILGTVQDELPGLPELSPEDLAECRTLGEIVDYMNSKLPVVSVVAVAPPANVGATPAQVPANNGLSAALVQQTMMAVVADKTGYPTEMLELSMDMEADLGIDSIKRVEILGTVQDELPGLPELSPEDLAECRTLGEIVDYMQSKLPVAAAASVAHVAQTIATPASNGLSAALVQQTMMAVVADKTGYPTEMLELSMDMEADLGIDSIKRVEILGTVQDELPGLPELNPEDLAECRTLGEIVDYMNSKLPVVSAVAVAPAANVEATPAQVPANNGLSAEKVQQTMMSVVADKTGYPTEMLELSMDMEADLGIDSIKRVEILGTVQDELPGLPELNPEDLAECRTLGEIVMLFSQDLGQGKLGQNAVSQNAAPVSAVVQPEPTIDLPPHDLPPHSEVVLKKLPAAAELTQLSPQQSSKQSAQQAQTRVFAKDACIIISDDGHNAGVLAEKLHAQGLTVAVVRSPENLVASASPLNSHIASFTLAAIDDASIGAVINEIKSLGTVAGFIHLQPQHKTSADAKGLVLSSAAKASVEQAFLFAKHLQPFLTTAATANTGSSFISVSRIDGGFGYLNHSQIANSELNQAALSGLTKTLSHEWPSVHCRALDIAPALDAKQLANAVIAELFTTDKLLEVGVSQGAAQALERVTLVAGKADTRHGAANLTSADKILVTGGAKGVTFECALSLAKRSKAHFILAGRSSQQAIPAWAQGKNNSELKAAAITHIQSLGEKPTPKQVDALVWPVQSSLEIAAALQAFTAVGASAEYLSLDVNNPDAIASTIVPITELSPITGIIHGAGVLADKHIQDKTLDELARVYGTKVTGISNLLAALDLDKLKLIALFSSAAGFYGNTGQSDYAMSNDILNKAALQLAQQLPNAKVMSFDWGPWDGGMVNPALKKMFIDRGVYVIPLKAGAELFASQLLSNTGAQLLVGTDMQGSAPHDDTPNEVQETEGSNLKKPKADLTTDSSGPHALPNAVNPSAVNPSTVKLQRTLDPKAMIFIEDHCINGNPVLPTVCAIQWMREAAFDVLKQPVKVQSYKLLKGIIFDAVMLEKGALENGAPITLELELAPIALTDKAAKDTDECLSGQFSALISFEGRPQYQAILVIDDAPSDNLGTNSKATAFDAHSLAGLSAITTASSIYSDGTLFHGPRLQGIESVVKFDDASLVAKVSIPHVALADCGSFVPNLAPKGSQAFAEDLLLQAMLVWARLKYGAASLPSSIGEFISHAPFAFGDKGYLVLEVVKHSGRALEANIALYHQDGRLSCEMNNAKVTISKNLNGAFLANKIANKVANKSIESVEAKVE
- a CDS encoding PfaB family protein; the protein is MNLAHPLATTHSGQAETSIADTANADKSAKPLRIAVLLGDAVNLDSHSAQILGTFAERERVQICAADANQSTAHEPTLHESKMHEPSVHEPSVHEQRSLTALLGQATTAIEQGKLVELTFNDGNLPQSLYLLDGLRAAKLRLHAHAFIAGFAAGNETTDVENAATVANAALAAAKRSPAQTVQHQTVANTLNETFVALRQGVTALAARTQAPLKGTTGIKQTNDTNHQTGYWFSDQHQARVLCLNLVAKTSHQADESRNLSQSLVLTQGTQLAAPKALVDENRLFVPISGDSINKLKAKLFQLLGSLDIGALDTSFASHQLAFLFERYNANAPLALVLMAASIDDLKLEAKAMLTALENDAVRHHGQHFKTPAGSCFTAKPLGDTGLTFVYPGVGTVYANMFNNLHEYFPALYHQLEREGDLSAMLQSPQIYAADVKTAAGMNLSQQAISGVGASYLFTKLLTQVFNIKPKMALGYSMGEAAMWASLDVWQTPHGMINATENSDIFNHAISGELTAVRRAWQLADDEAIVWNSFVVRADSNEIKALLPEFPRAYLAITQGDTCVIAGCETSCKALLAKLGKRGIAANRVTAMHTAPALLVHWQVQDFYTQALKPEALEPEALKAAAQDSSIRFISAAQTAPVIVDSHSIGRAIADTFCSPLDFSALIQNATEQGARLFVEVGADRQTSTLIDKISHAHASQSTANAATAAIACNAKGADAITSLLKCLAQLISHRVPLSLAPLIQPLSANKAPLSSAVSPKGEPL